The DNA region TCTCTCGATAGCCTTCCTGCTGCTCGTCCTGGACAGCCTGATCGTGCTCTTCATGGGCGGTGCCCTGGCCAGGTTGCCAAGGCGGGCGGCGACCGCAGTCGTCTTGATGGTCGCCCTTGGACTGGCGGCTGCGATGTCCGCAGGCCAGACGCTTGCTTCCGACGCCAAACCGGACGACGAGCAGATCCTTGAGCGCCTTGACAACACCCATCTCGCTTATGTCGTGACCGGCGAAGACGACGTCGACCGGCTGTCCGAACAAGGCCTGCAGGGCCTCACCGACTTCCTCACCTATCGTACGACGCTGGAGCCGGCACCGCCCGTGGGCGTCGACATCACGACGGACGAGCTGTCCTTCTACCCGATCATTTTCTGGCCAATTTCGGCCACCGCCCCAATGCCCTCTGCTGCCGCCATCAGCCGCATCGACGCCTATATGCGGGCCGGCGGCACGGTGCTCTTCGACACCCGCGACCAGTTCTCCTCGCTCGGCAATGACGGTGCCTCCACACCCAATGGTGAACGTCTGCAGGCGATCCTCGCCAATATCGACATCCCGCCGCTCGAGCCCGTCCCTTCGGATCACGTCCTGACCCGCTCCTTCTATCTGCTGCAGGGTTTCCCCGGCCGCTACGAAGGCAGTCCGCTTTGGGTCGAGGCTCGCCAGGAAGCGCAATCGAGCAACAGTGGTGTGGCCTCCTCGGGCGATGGCGTGACGCCGATCATGATCACCGGCAACGACCTGCTCGGCGCCTGGGCCGTGGATGCCAACGGCGCCAGCGTGCTCCCTGTTGTCCCGGCCGACGAGATGCAGCGCGAAATGTCCTTCCGCTCGGGCGTCAACATCATGATGTATATGCTGACCGGCAACTACAAAGCCGACCAGGTGCACGTTCCTGCCCTCCTCGAACGGTTGGGCCAGTGAAATGACGCTTGAATTCGCCCCTTTCATTCCCTGGATCGCCATCATTATTCTAGCGGTGCTCGCCACGCTTCTGGCCGCACTTGGCTTGCTGCGCGGCCTGCGCGGCACCCTCCTCCGGTTCACCGCGTCTCTGGCCGTGCTCGCAGCGCTCGCCAATCCGGAACTCCTGCGGGAAGAGCGTGAGCCGCTGACGACGATCGTGCCCGTCATCGTTGACCGCAGCCAGAGCCAGCAGATCGCCGGTCGCCCCGCCCAGACGGAAGAGGCTCTGGCAGCCTTGCGCGAGCGTCTCGCGCGTTTCCCCAATCTCGAACCGCGCATCGTTGAAGTCACCGATTCCGGTCACAGCGAAGCCCCCTCGACGAAACTCTTCGAGGCCCTGCAGACCGCCACTGCCGACGTACCACCCGCTCGAGTGGGCGGAGCCATCTTCCTGACGGACGGGCAGGTCCACGACCTTCCGCCGGACACCCAGCCGCTTCCCTTCCAGGCCCCCATCCATGCGCTGATCACCGGCAAGGCCGGCGAATTCGACCGACGCATCGAGATCCTGCGCGCCCCGCGCTTCGGCATCGTTGACGAGGAGCAGGAACTGACCTTCCGGGTCTTCGACGACGGTCAGGCATCAAGTCAGCCGGCCGATGTCGCGGTCAAGATGAACGGCGAGGAATTGGGCACCGTGTCCGCTCTACCGGGCGCAGAGACTTCCTATGCCTTCAAGGTGCCGCGTGGCGGCAACAACGTGCTGGAATTCTCGGTCGCCGGTACACCGGGCGAAGTCACTGACATCAACAATCGCGCCATCCACCTGATCGAAGGCATCCGCCAGAACCTGCGCGTGCTCCTCGTGTCGGGCGAGCCGCATGCCGGCGAACGCGCCTGGCGCAACCTGTTGAAGTCGGACGCCTCGGTCGACCTTGTCCACTTCACCATCCTGCGTCCGCCGGAAAAGCAGGACGGCACGCCGATCAACGAACTCTCGCTGATCGCCTTCCCGACCCGCGAACTCTTCGTCGAAAAGATCAATGATTTCGACCTGATCATCTTCGACCGCTATCAGCATCGCGGCGTGCTCCCGATCCTCTATTACGACTACATCGCGGAATATGTGCGAAATGGTGGTGCACTTCTGATCGCGGCCGGCCCCGAACATGCCAGCCAGGATTCGATCGCGCTCACCCCCCTGGAATCCGTCCTTCCCGCCGCCCCGACAGGCGAGGTTCATCAGGCCGGCTTCTATCCGCGTCTGTCGGAACAGGGAAAACGCCACCCCGTCACCCGTGGCCTCTCCGGCTCCACCAGCGAGCCGCCCCATTGGGGCCGCTGGTTCCGCAGCATCGATGTGTCGGACGCAGCGGGCGAGACCGTGATGACTGCGGATGAAGGTCGTCCGCTTCTGGTGTTGAACCGCGCCGAACAGGGCCGCGTCGCCATGCTGCTCTCCGACCAGGGCTGGCTCTGGGCCCGCGGCTTCGAAGGCGGCGGCCCGCATGTCTCGCTCTATCGCCGCATAGCCCATTGGTTGATGAAGGAACCGGAACTCGAGGAAGAGGCGCTGCGCGCCCGCGCGCAAGGGCGCACGCTCGAAGTCACCCGCCAGACCATCGGCGATGCCCCCGGCCCCGCCACCATCACCACGCCCTCGGGCGAGACGATCACGCTCGACCTCTCCGAGATCCAGCCCGGCCTCTATCGCGGCGAACGCCGCATGACCGAAACCGGCCTCTTCACCGTCGCCAATGGCGACTTCTCCACCCTCGTCCATGTCGGCGCCGTCGACGCCCCAGAATTCCGCGCCATGGTCTCGACAACCGAAACGCTAGCCCCGATCAGCGCCGAAAGCAGGGGCCTGACCACCCGCCTCGACGACGGCGACGAAACCATCCGCATGCCCGACATCCTGCCCGTGCGCGGCGAAGTCCGTGTCGCCGATGACCGCCGGATGCTGATCCGGCTGACGGACGAAACGGTGCTGAAGGGCGTCAACACGCTGCCGCTGTTTGCGGGGTTTGCGGGTTTGGGGATCTTGCTGCTCACGGTCTCGGCCATGTGGTGGCGCGAGGGGCGGTAGGACGTCATACGGGTAACGGACGAAGTCACATCCTAAAGCCGCCACCCCCTTTGACATCGTCCGCATGGCGTATGCGTATGCTCTCCGTTGAGGCCGAATTTCCCTGTTGGGCCAGACGCGGCGTCTGTTCTAACGCTGCGAGATAACCCGCCTCGAACGCCTCACGCGTTCGACCCGGGTCCCGGTTGCAGCGAGCCACGTGGCCGATACCATCCCACCAGTCCTTCCAGGCCAAAATCACGTGCATATCGATACTCCCTGTCGCGCACCGCCCTCCGCCGGGGGTGCCAGCGTCAAACGATAAGCCGAGCCTGAGGTTGCCGTACGCTACCGCACGCAGACCGGATGACCCGGTTCCTATCCGCCACCGGCAAGCACGGCCTGCTATCGGCTAATCGAACCACGTGTCGCGGTTTCCAGCGCCAGGCTGATGGCCGTGATCAGGTCATCGGGATCAGACAGCTTCGGCACCCACGTGCCGCGCTGAAAGACGCAGCAGTTGGGCTCGCTGTCACGTTCACGGGCGGTGTGCACGACGAAGGGCACGCCGCGCTGAATCAGGATCTCCGCCACGGCCCGGGAATCGCCGTCCCCCAAGCCGACGTCGAGCACCGCCGTCTCTGGCGTGTTCTTTTCCAGCCAGCGTGACGCCGCTTCGCAGCTGGTCATGGTCACGGCCTCGCCGAGCATTGCGTCGGAGATCAAGGATTCGAGCTCCATCGAGATGAGCGGTTGATCCTCAAGAACCAGAATAATGGAATGGCCCGTCATATCCCGTCCCTCCTTGTCATAACCCCCTCAGCATAGCAGGCTTTGCTTCCCGTTGCGGTTGCGTACGGCAGCGCACGGATGTCGGAAGCGACCGGGCTAGATGGAACATACCGGAGAGCGGGCGGTTGGACGCGCATGAACCGAACCCAGGATATACCCGTGCAGGAACACCCCCGCCATCGCAACAAGCTGTTGGCGCGGCTGCCAGACGGCGAGCGGATCGCCATCGAACCGCATCTCGAAGCGTTGGCGCTCGACAAGGACTATTGTATTGCCGCCGTCGATACCGAGATCAGCCACGTCTATTTTCTGGATGAGGGGATCGGCTCGATGGTCGTGGTCTCGCCGGAAGGGCATCGGGCGGAAGCCGGCATGTTCGGCAGCGAGGGCTTCGCTCCGGTCCCGCCCGCCGTGCTTTCAAGCCTCAGTCTGCACGAAGTGGTCATTCAGTCCGCCGGTAGCGGTCGTCGTATGTCGGTCCAGGCTTTGTGGGGCCTTGCTTCCTCCTGCCCGTCGCTGATGAGCCTGATGACCCGAGCCTCGCACAATCTCGCCACCCAGGTTTCTTTTACGGCGCTCTCGAACGCCGTCCATCAGGTGGACGAACGTCTGGCTCGTTGGTTGTTGATGGCGCATGACAGGGTCGAGACGAACGAGATCTACATCACCCACGAATACATATCGCTGATGCTGGCCGTCCGCCGCCCGAGCGTCACGACCGCGTTGCATATTCTGGAGGGCAATCAGATGATACGCTCCGAGCGGGGCGTGATCACGATCCGGGACCGGCCGGCACTGGAGGAGTTCGCCCGCGATGCCTATGGAAAGCCGGAGGCAGAGTATCGCCATTTGTTCGGGCAGGGCTGAGGAGCCCGGGGTTAAGGAGGCGCGGCGCGCCTCCCAGTGTTTCTATCACCCCGTTTACGTCCCCACCTTCTCCCGCGCCAGCCCGCGTGACCCGGCCACCCCGCGCGGAAAGCCGCTCCGGTCGCTGTAGTCCCGTCTTTCGCCCAACTGCCGCGTATGGCGCCCTCTCGCGGCACCCGCCGCGATGAAGTCGAACAACGTCACGCCGGCAACCAGCACAAGCGCAATCGCCACATTGTCCTGCTTCGGATTGTCGGCGCGCATGGCCGAGCCGAGCGTCACGACATCGATCGCGTCGCCGGCGAGACGGCTGGCCAGCCCCACCTCCTTGTCGACAGAAAGCGTCATCATGCCCGAGCCGATCTCGCGCAGACCATAGGCCTGCACCATCGTCTCCTGTCCCTCCATGCCGAGCGCACGGGTCAGCCGATGCGCCCCGAACAGTTCGACCAGGCCGAGGCCGATCGAGAACCAGCCGAGATTGCGTGCCAGCCGGTCCGATGCGGAGAGTGAGCTGGGTCCCTTGGAAATCACCGTCGGATCGCTCTTGTCGCGTTTGAGGTTGCTGAGAATGGACATAAATTTTCCTCCGGTTACGGCTTCAGGACGACCTTGATGCAGCTGTCCTGCTTGTCGCGGAACACCTTGTACATCTCCGGCCCGTCTTCTAGGCCAGCGGTGTGGGTGATGACGAAGGATGGGTCGAGCTGCCCCTCCTCGATCCGGCGCACCAGATCATCCGTCCAGCGCTTCACATGCGTCTGGCCCATACGGAAGCTCAGCCCCTTGTTCATCGCCATGCCGAGCGGCAGCTTGTCAATCAGGCCGCTATAGACGCCCGGAATGGAAATGATGCCACCGGGTCGGCAGACATAGATCATCTCGCGCAGCACATGCGGCCGGTCGTTTTCCATCAGCATCATCTGCATGGCGCGGTCCATCAGGCTGTCCGGATGGCTCGTCGAGACATGGCTCTCCATGCCGACAGCATCGATGCATTTCTCCGGCCCCTTGCCATGGGTCAAATCGTTCAGCCGCTCGATGACGCTCTCTTCCTTGAAGTTGATGGTAACAGCGCCGCCGGCTTCCGCCATGGAGAGACGCTCCGGCAGATAGTCGATCGCCACCACCTGGGCGGCACCGAGCAGCACGGCGCTGCGGATCGCCATCTGGCCGACCGGCCCGCAGCCCCAGACCACCACGGTATCCGTGGGCTCGATGTCGCATTGCACCGCCGCCTGCCATCCGGTCGGGAGAATGTCGCTCAAGAACAGCGCCTGTTCGTCGCTCATGCTGTCGGGCACTTTGATATGGGTGCTGTCGGCATAGGGCACACGCAGATATTCCGCCTGCCCGCCCGGATAACCGCCGGTCAGATGCGTATAGCCAAAGAGACCGCCGGTCGCGTGACCAAACACCTTGTCCGCCAGTTCCTTCTTGCGGTTAGACCGTTCGCAAACGGAGAAATTGCCGCGCCGGCACTGGTCGCATTCGCCGCAGGTGATGGTGAAGGGAATGACCACACGGTCGCCCTTCTTCAACTTGCCGTTCATGCCGGAGCCCACCTCGACCACCTCCCCCATGGTCTCGTGGCCCACGATGTCGCCGGGCATCATGGCGGGAATGAAATTGTGAAAGAGATGCAGGTCCGACCCGCAGATCGCGCAACTCGTCACCTTGATGATGGCATCCCGGGGTTCCTCGATCTCGGGATCCGAAACCTGATCACACCGGATGTCCTCTTTGCCGTGCCAAACCAATGCGCGCATGTCGGTCTCCTCGTTGTAGGTCGTTGGGGGAGCGGGCCCGAAAAGGCGCCGATGCCTCGTCCTTCCGCTCCGTCCGGTGCCTGCCCAACAGTCCCGCGGTGAAACGGTTCCGCAGAAAACCACTCGTCCCGCCCCTCGACACCCGTCCTCGGACGGACCACACTGGCAAATGTGACGACACCCCTCGCCGTCTTCGACGCGGTTCCCGAATCCGCCCGCGAGACAATCCTCGCCGGCATCAGAGCCCATAAGGACACCCTGCTCGGCCCGACCGACCGCAAGGCTATCTTCATCCCATAGCCGATGATGGCACTGTCGATGCCGGTCTCGTGGGTTACACTCGACGCGGTTGGCTCTATGTGGAAATGCTTTTCATATCCGAACGCCTGCGCGGCCAGCGCATGGCCGGCCGGCTTTTGGCAATGGCGGAGAAGGAAGCAAAGGTCCGCGGCTGCATCGGCACTTATATCGACACGGTCAACCCGGTTGCCCGCCGAACCTACGAGCGGGCGGGCCTTGAGTGTTCGGCCGGATCGAAAATTTTGCAGGCGGCAACGATATCTGCTGGCTGATCAAGCGCTTCGAGGAAGACGCTGACAAAACACGCTGACGACGATGACTGGGCGCCGGCTCAGAAGATCAACTTGAAGAACAGGACGACCACGATCAACCCGATCAGAAAGATTGCGCCGATCGTGCCACCGATAAACTTCAGCATGTCGTTTTCTCCTGTCATTGCAAGTGCTGACAGGGGAACAGGTTGCGGCGCGAATGGTTCCGTATACGGACGCGCCACTTCCTCAGGCGGATGCGTAGACCTTGTCTGTTTGCGCGGCCTCAAGGACCGACGGCTCCGCCGCCACGGCCTTGCAATCCCGCCAGGCAATCACGCCCTTCAGCCGCTCGTGCACGCCGTCTACCAGCGGCACCACCAGCACCCGGTTCGGATCAACCGGCCCCGGAAAATCCAGCGCCTTGTAGGCCACCTTCTCGAAGCCCAGCGGCATGTAATAGGGCGGGTCGCCGATCAGGATCACACCCTCGGAACCCTTGCGCCGAGCCGATTCGATTGCGATCCGCACGAGTTCACGGCCGATGCCGCGGTTCTTGTGGGAAGGCCTGACGGCAAGCGGTCCAAGCAGATGCCCTTTCACCCCACCGGCCATCACAGGTGTCATGCGCACCGAGGCGATCGTCTCGCCATTATCGGCGCAGATATAGGAAAGCGACCGGTCATGCGGCCCCTGCTCACGGATGCGGGCAGCCGCACGCGTGTGCCGGCCAGGGCCAAAGGCTTCTTCGTTGATGAGTTCGATGACCGCGTCATGCGACGCATCCTCGGTGAGGTAGACAAGCCCGAAATTTTTCATGGATGACAGAAACCAGCAGACAGACAGCAATAGGGTTCACAGGCACACCTCGCGGCGGCTAGGAGCATCAGCGTCGTCGTGGATTCCGTACAGGGGTCATGACAGGCTTTCTTTGGTCAGTTTTTTCCCGATAGCAGCAAAATTTCCGTCCGTCCAACGGAAAACGCACTGTTCATAGCATCGCCCCTCGCAATCGCAGCCGTGTGCCGTATCTTCCCCAGCAAGTGAGAAACATCGAAAGGAACACGTCATGGGCAGGCTGGTGGACGGCATCTGGCAGGACGTCTGGTACGATACGAAGTCGACCTCGGGCCATTTCAAGCGGGCGGATGCGAGCTTCCGCAACTGGGTGACGGCGGATGGCGCACCGGGTCCAACCGGCACAGGCGGCTTCAAGGCCGAGGCCGGCCGCTACCATCTCTATGTCTCCTATGCCTGCCCCTGGGCGCATCGCACGCTGATCTTCAGGGCATTGAAGGGCCTCAAAGACCTGATCACGGTTTCGGTCGTCGATCCCTTGATGCTGTCCAACGGCTGGGAATTTCACGACCGCGAGGGTGCCACCATCGACCACCTCTTCGGCTCGGATTTCCTCTGGCAGGTCTATGTTAAGGCCGCCCCGACCTTTTCCGGCCGCGTCACGGTTCCGGTGCTGTGGGACAAGCAGACGAACACGATCGTCTCGAACGAGAGCTCCGAAATCATCCGCATGTTCAATTCGGCTTTTGACGGATTGACCGGTTCCACGCTCGACATGCACCCGCAAGATCTCCACGTAGAGATCGACGAGATCAACACGCGCATCTACGACACAGTCAACAACGGTGTTTACAAGGCCGGTTTCGCGACCACGCAGGAAGCATACGAGAGCGCCGTCTATCCGCTGTTCGAGACGCTCGACTGGCTGGAAGAACGCTTGACCGACCGGCGCTATCTCTTCGGTGCCCGCGTCACCGAAGCGGACTGGCGGCTGTTCACCACACTAGTTCGCTTTGACCCGGTCTATGTCGGCCACTTCAAGTGCAACATCCGCCGCATCGCAGACTATCCGGCACTCTCGGCCTATCTGCGCGATCTCTACCAGACGCCGGGTGTGGCCGAAACGGTCGAGATGCGCCACATCAAGCATCACTATTATCGCAGCCACACCATGATCAACCCGACCGGGGTCGTGCCCGTCGGACCGCAGCTCAACCTCACGGCCCCTCACGACCGCGAACGCCTCGGCGCCTGATCGCTACCAGTAAGTCGACAACTCCGCCTCGCCGGTCAATTCGGCGAGGCGTCGCCGTGTCGCTTCCGTAGTGGTTTCCGGCAGATGGGCCAGATCAAAGAAGCCGCATTCGGCAATCTCCCGGTCGGCGCCACGCGGTGCCGTCTGCGCGGCATCCACGCGGTAGAGCAGCACATGGTCGCGCCCACTGATCCGGCCATTGAAATAGACCTGGACGAGGCTGGGCGGCCCGGTCATTTCCAGATTGCCCTCTTCACGCAACTCCTTCACCAGCGCTGCAAGCGCCGTCTCGCCGCGCTCCACGCCACCGCCTGGCAAATGCCAACCCGGCACATAGGTATGTCGCACCAGAAACACGCGACCCTCAGCATCAAAGCAGGCGGCGCGGACACCCAGCGTCATCCCGCGGCTCATGGCAAAATAGACATGCAGAAGTCGCACAAGGAACCTCTTCCCCCATCGCAGCCTTTCCCCATCGGGTCTTGCGCTCCGGTCATCGGCTGGTGTCATTTCCCTTGCCCCTCATTCGCGGCCTCGCTAAGAGAAGCGCCATGTTCAAGCTCGCGCATATATCCGATGTTCATCTCGGCCCCCTGCCGAACCTGACGATCCGGGAACTCGCA from Rhizobium glycinendophyticum includes:
- a CDS encoding GNAT family N-acetyltransferase — protein: MGYTRRGWLYVEMLFISERLRGQRMAGRLLAMAEKEAKVRGCIGTYIDTVNPVARRTYERAGLECSAGSKILQAATISAG
- a CDS encoding NUDIX domain-containing protein; this translates as MRLLHVYFAMSRGMTLGVRAACFDAEGRVFLVRHTYVPGWHLPGGGVERGETALAALVKELREEGNLEMTGPPSLVQVYFNGRISGRDHVLLYRVDAAQTAPRGADREIAECGFFDLAHLPETTTEATRRRLAELTGEAELSTYW
- a CDS encoding GNAT family N-acetyltransferase; its protein translation is MKNFGLVYLTEDASHDAVIELINEEAFGPGRHTRAAARIREQGPHDRSLSYICADNGETIASVRMTPVMAGGVKGHLLGPLAVRPSHKNRGIGRELVRIAIESARRKGSEGVILIGDPPYYMPLGFEKVAYKALDFPGPVDPNRVLVVPLVDGVHERLKGVIAWRDCKAVAAEPSVLEAAQTDKVYASA
- a CDS encoding glutathione S-transferase family protein, which translates into the protein MGRLVDGIWQDVWYDTKSTSGHFKRADASFRNWVTADGAPGPTGTGGFKAEAGRYHLYVSYACPWAHRTLIFRALKGLKDLITVSVVDPLMLSNGWEFHDREGATIDHLFGSDFLWQVYVKAAPTFSGRVTVPVLWDKQTNTIVSNESSEIIRMFNSAFDGLTGSTLDMHPQDLHVEIDEINTRIYDTVNNGVYKAGFATTQEAYESAVYPLFETLDWLEERLTDRRYLFGARVTEADWRLFTTLVRFDPVYVGHFKCNIRRIADYPALSAYLRDLYQTPGVAETVEMRHIKHHYYRSHTMINPTGVVPVGPQLNLTAPHDRERLGA
- a CDS encoding zinc-dependent alcohol dehydrogenase; translation: MRALVWHGKEDIRCDQVSDPEIEEPRDAIIKVTSCAICGSDLHLFHNFIPAMMPGDIVGHETMGEVVEVGSGMNGKLKKGDRVVIPFTITCGECDQCRRGNFSVCERSNRKKELADKVFGHATGGLFGYTHLTGGYPGGQAEYLRVPYADSTHIKVPDSMSDEQALFLSDILPTGWQAAVQCDIEPTDTVVVWGCGPVGQMAIRSAVLLGAAQVVAIDYLPERLSMAEAGGAVTINFKEESVIERLNDLTHGKGPEKCIDAVGMESHVSTSHPDSLMDRAMQMMLMENDRPHVLREMIYVCRPGGIISIPGVYSGLIDKLPLGMAMNKGLSFRMGQTHVKRWTDDLVRRIEEGQLDPSFVITHTAGLEDGPEMYKVFRDKQDSCIKVVLKP
- a CDS encoding response regulator yields the protein MTGHSIILVLEDQPLISMELESLISDAMLGEAVTMTSCEAASRWLEKNTPETAVLDVGLGDGDSRAVAEILIQRGVPFVVHTARERDSEPNCCVFQRGTWVPKLSDPDDLITAISLALETATRGSISR
- a CDS encoding Crp/Fnr family transcriptional regulator; translated protein: MPVQEHPRHRNKLLARLPDGERIAIEPHLEALALDKDYCIAAVDTEISHVYFLDEGIGSMVVVSPEGHRAEAGMFGSEGFAPVPPAVLSSLSLHEVVIQSAGSGRRMSVQALWGLASSCPSLMSLMTRASHNLATQVSFTALSNAVHQVDERLARWLLMAHDRVETNEIYITHEYISLMLAVRRPSVTTALHILEGNQMIRSERGVITIRDRPALEEFARDAYGKPEAEYRHLFGQG